From Triticum aestivum cultivar Chinese Spring chromosome 4A, IWGSC CS RefSeq v2.1, whole genome shotgun sequence, a single genomic window includes:
- the LOC123083182 gene encoding NAC domain-containing protein 66: MSISVNGHSVVPPGFRFHPTEEELLTYYLAKKVASQPIDLDVIPDVDLNKLEPWDIQERCRIGTGPQNDWYLFSHKDKKYSTGTRTNRATAAGFWKATGRDKAIYSAAGSGRIGMRKTLVFYKGRAPHGHKSDWIMHEYRLDDAVAPVTNPVFAAGDASSYYSGISSPVHGVARDQSSSAQEDGWVICRVFKKKNIVVQHQAGQNRGGGVASNKLVGAGAMEHSQSNCSSTVTAASEKAKEQMHQQQHLPHSDDALDHILSYMGRSSIASCKQETKPANPSSSALDHLINNVCHNGTSTLYDKFMKLPPLEHVIPGGLLPRPSEYSSDWEALERLAAYELNGLSNPTLDETTNDMSYIADELGGATSYSRDGTLHIPSVTGSDDGDLWSLARPVSSLHVELTMAWFKAIGC, from the exons ATGAGCATCTCCGTGAACGGGCATTCGGTGGTGCCGCCGGGGTTCCGGTTCCACCCCACGGAGGAGGAGCTGCTCACCTACTACCTCGCCAAGAAGGTGGCGTCCCAGCCCATCGACCTCGACGTCATCCCCGACGTCGACCTCAACAAGCTCGAGCCATGGGACATCCAAG AGCGCTGCCGGATCGGCACAGGCCCGCAGAACGACTGGTACCTGTTCAGCCACAAGGACAAGAAATACTCGACGGGGACGCGCACcaaccgcgccaccgccgccgggtTCTGGAAGGCCACCGGCCGGGACAAGGCCATCTACTCTGCCGCCGGCTCCGGCCGCATCGGCATGCGCAAGACGCTCGTCTTCTACAAGGGCCGTGCCCCACATGGCCACAAGTCTGACTGGATCATGCATGAGTACCGCCTTGACGACGCCGTCGCCCCTGTGACCAACCCCGTCTTTGCTGCCGGCGACGCAAGTTCCTACTACTCCGGCATCTCATCCCCG GTTCACGGCGTGGCCAGGGACCAGTCGTCGTCGGCACAGGAGGACGGGTGGGTCATCTGTCgggtgttcaagaagaagaacATCGTCGTGCAGCACCAAGCTGGTCAGAACCGCGGCGGTGGCGTAGCGTCCAACAAGCTGGTCGGCGCCGGTGCCATGGAGCATAGCCAGAGCAACTGCTCGTCGACGGTGACCGCGGCCAGCGAGAAGGCCAAGGAGCAGATGCACCAGCAGCAGCACCTGCCGCACAGCGACGACGCGCTCGACCACATCCTCAGCTACATGGGCCGCTCATCCATAGCATCGTGCAAGCAGGAGACCAAGCCCGCCAACCCGTCATCGTCAGCGCTGGACCACTTGATCAACAACGTGTGCCACAACGGCACCAGCACCCTGTACGACAAGTTCATGAAGCTCCCACCGCTCGAGCATGTCATCCCCGGCGGGCTCCTGCCCCGGCCGTCCGAGTACAGCAGCGACTGGGAAGCTCTCGAGCGTCTCGCCGCCTACGAGCTCAACGGCCTCTCTAACCCCACACTGGACGAGACGACCAACGACATGTCCTACATCGCCGACGAGCTCGGTGGTGCCACCTCCTACTCCCGCGATGGCACGCTACACATTCCCTCTGTCACCGGGTCCGACGACGGCGACTTGTGGAGCCTGGCGCGGCCGGTGTCATCGCTACACGTAGAATTGACGATGGCCTGGTTTAAGGCCATCGGATGCTGA
- the LOC123083181 gene encoding NAC domain-containing protein 43, protein MSISVNGQSVVPPGFRFHPTEEELLTYYLAKKVASQRIDLDVIRDVDLNKLEPWDIQERCRIGTGPQNDWYLFSHKDKKYPMGTRTNRATAAGFWKATGRDKAIYSAAGSGRIGMRKTLVFYKGRAPHGRKSDWIMHEYRLEDAVPVNPGDATYYSSASFPIHGVVGDQSSTQEDGWVICRVFKKKNIVAQRQAGQNHGGGGAASNKLVGAGAMERSESNCSSMLAAASDHAKAQMTHCSGSDDGLDHILSYMGRSSTTSCRQETKPTNPSSSVLDHLINRVCHSGSSTLYDKFMKLPPLEHVVPGRLLPPPPEYSGDWEALDRLAAYELSGLSNPALAETMNDMSYIADELGGAASYSGGGTLHPPSFTGAGDGDLWSLARPVSSLHADLTMTWFKAVGC, encoded by the exons ATGAGCATCTCCGTGAACGGGCAGTCGGTGGTGCCGCCGGGGTTCCGGTTCCATCCGACGGAGGAGGAGCTGCTCACCTACTACCTCGCCAAGAAGGTGGCCTCGCAGCGCATCGACCTCGACGTCATCCGCGACGTCGACCTCAACAAGCTCGAGCCATGGGACATCCAAG AGCGCTGCCGGATCGGCACAGGCCCGCAGAACGACTGGTACCTTTTCAGCCACAAGGACAAGAAGTACCCCATGGGGACGCGCACCAACCGCGCCACCGCAGCCGGGTTCTGGAAGGCCACCGGCCGGGACAAGGCCATCTACTCCGCCGCCGGCTCCGGCCGCATCGGCATGCGCAAGACCCTCGTCTTCTACAAGGGCCGCGCCCCACACGGCCGCAAGTCCGACTGGATCATGCACGAGTACCGCCTCGAGGACGCCGTCCCCGTCAACCCCGGCGACGCCACCTACTACTCCAGTGCCTCATTCCCG ATACACGGCGTGGTTGGCGACCAGTCGTCGACGCAGGAGGACGGGTGGGTCATCTGTCgggtgttcaagaagaagaacATCGTCGCGCAACGCCAAGCTGGCCAGAACCATGGCGGTGGCGGCGCAGCGTCCAACAAGCTAGTCGGCGCCGGTGCCATGGAGCGCAGCGAGAGCAACTGCTCGTCGATGTTGGCCGCCGCCAGCGACCACGCCAAGGCGCAGATGACGCACTGCTCCGGCAGCGACGACGGGCTCGACCACATCCTCAGCTACATGGGCCGCTCATCCACGACATCGTGCAGGCAGGAGACCAAGCCCACCAACCCATCGTCGTCAGTACTGGACCACCTGATCAACAGAGTGTGCCACAGCGGCAGCAGCACCCTGTACGACAAGTTCATGAAGCTCCCGCCGCTCGAGCACGTCGTGCCTGGCCGGCTCCTACCGCCACCGCCCGAGTACAGTGGTGACTGGGAGGCTCTCGACCGGCTCGCTGCCTATGAGCTCAGCGGCCTCTCTAACCCTGCGTTGGCTGAGACGATGAACGACATGTCCTACATCGCCGATGAGCTCGGTGGTGCCGCCTCCTACTCCGGCGGTGGCACGCTACACCCCCCCTCCTTCACCGGGGCCGGCGATGGTGACTTGTGGAGCCTGGCGCGGCCGGTGTCATCGCTACACGCAGACTTGACGATGACCTGGTTTAAGGCTGTCGGATGCTGA